The following proteins come from a genomic window of Triticum aestivum cultivar Chinese Spring chromosome 6A, IWGSC CS RefSeq v2.1, whole genome shotgun sequence:
- the LOC123128504 gene encoding probable cyclic nucleotide-gated ion channel 20, chloroplastic isoform X1 produces MSDQERDDIPMLLRNIELPRFPRSTSMCMPVRDEDYEEDTYVPHTGPLSSQPSSQVAAAGNPFVVSRHTPDNRPPRHPQVKQVSKPQAVMPEDAGGNRWSHGGDIPKNEHLMMSGPLGQCDNPDCVHCPPVCKNKRHFQRAPNHFDNKLHNILYSHHRGWKKRIERFLSYIPIMNPHAKVVQQWNQFFVISCLVAIFIDPLFFFLLSVEKDKKCIVFNWKLATGLAVVRSVSDAIYFLHMLLQFRLAYVAPESRVVGAGDLVDEPKKIAVHYLRGYFLLDFFVVLPLPQVIILAIIPRSFGLSTTADDAKNYLRVIILLQYVPRIIRFVPLLGGRQSATGFIFESAWANFVINLLMFVLAGHVVGSCWYLFGLQRVNQCLQNACSASNISSCKVFRDCGLNFDIGGQNEQISQQWFNEPASTACFDTGNDTNFQYGIYQQAVLLATKHSAVTRYVYSLFWGFQQISTLAGNLIPSYFEGEVLFTMAIVGLGLLLFALLIGNMQNFLQALGSRKLEMQLRRRDVEQWMSHRRLPEDLRRRVRHAERFTWAATQGVNEEELLSNLPEDIQRDIRRHFFRFLNRVRLFTLMDWPILDAICDKLRQNLYISGSDILYQGGPVDKMIFIVRGKLESISADGSRAPLQDGDVCGEELLTWYLEHSSTNKDGGKSRFHGMRLVAIRTVRCLTNVEAFVLRASDLEQVTGQFARFLRNPRVQGAIRYESPYWRTIAAARIQVAWRYRKRRLKRAEKSRPSEEPGRIPGTCSQYAFQPGQRG; encoded by the exons ATGTCTGATCAGGAGAGGGATGATATCCCAATGCTGTTAAGAAATATTGAACTACCAAGATTTCCCAGAAGTACATCTATGTGTATGCCGGTCAGGGACGAGGATTATGAAGAAGACACTTACGTGCCCCATACCGGACCTCTATCGAGTCAGCCGTCGAGCCAGGTTGCAGCAGCAGGCAATCCGTTTGTTGTTAGCAGGCACACACCGGATAATAGGCCGCCACGACATCCGCAGGTAAAACAAGTCAGCAAGCCGCAAGCCGTCATGCCAGAAGACGCTGGAGGAAACAGGTGGTCTCATGGTGGAGATATTCCAAAGAATGAACATTTGATGATGTCTGGACCTTTGGGACAATGTGATAATCCCGACTGTGTCCATTGCCCTCCTGTGTGCAAAAACAAGAGGCATTTCCAACGGGCTCCAAATCATTTTGACAATAAG CTTCATAATATTCTCTATAGTCACCATCGTGGTTGGAAGAAGAGAATTGAGCGTTTCCTTTCGTACATTCCGATTATGAACCCACATGCGAAGGTTGTTCAACAATGGAATCAATTCTTTGTGATATCATGCCTGGTTGCCATCTTCATCGACCCCCTGTTTTTCTTCCTGTTGTCAGTAGAGAAG GATAAGAAATGCATAGTATTCAACTGGAAGTTGGCGACAGGACTTGCCGTTGTGAGAAGTGTTTCTGATGCTATTTATTTTCTGCACATGCTTCTTCAG TTCAGACTGGCTTATGTAGCTCCAGAGTCAAGAGTAGTGGGAGCTGGAGATTTAGTTGACGAGCCAAAGAAAATAGCTGTTCATTATCTTCGTGGTTATTTTTTACTTGATTTCTTCGTTGTGCTTCCACTCCCTCAG GTGATTATATTGGCGATTATCCCTAGATCTTTTGGCTTATCAACAACAGCAGATGATGCCAAGAATTATTTGCGTGTCATTATTCTTCTTCAATATGTCCCCCGCATCATCAGATTTGTACCATTGCTCGGTGGTCGTCAGTCTGCCACTGGATTCATATTTGAGTCAGCATGGGCTAATTTTGTGATTAATCTTCTAATGTTTGTTTTAGCGGGTCATGTCGTCGGTTCATGTTGGTACCTTTTTGGATTACAG AGGGTTAACCAATGCCTACAAAATGCTTGTTCTGCGTCAAACATTTCGTCGTGTAAGGTTTTCCGAGACTGTGGACTCAACTTTGATATTGGAGGGCAGAATGAGCAAATTAGTCAGCAATGGTTTAATGAGCCAGCCTCAACAGCTTGTTTTGACACTGGGAATGATACTAATTTCCAGTATGGGATTTATCAGCAAGCTGTTCTGCTGGCTACGAAACACAGTGCTGTTACACGCTATGTATATTCATTATTTTGGGGTTTTCAG CAAATCAGTACTTTGGCTGGAAATCTTATCCCAAGTTACTTCGAAGGGGAAGTCCTCTTCACTATGGCTATTGTTGGTTTGGGACTGTTGCTTTTTGCACTACTCATCGGGAACATGCAAAATTTTCTCCAAGCTCTTGGAAGCCG GAAACTAGAGATGCAACTTAGACGGCGTGATGTTGAGCAGTGGATGAGCCATAGACGACTGCCTGAAGATTTGAGAAG GAGGGTTAGACATGCAGAAAGGTTCACCTGGGCGGCCACTCAAGGAGTAAATGAAGAGGAGCTCTTAAGTAATTTACCAGAAGATATTCAAAGGGACATACGTCGACATTTCTTTAGATTCCTTAATAGG GTTCGATTGTTCACCTTGATGGATTGGCCTATCTTGGATGCTATCTGTGATAAATTAAGACAAAACTTATATATCAGTGGAAGTGACATTCTTTATCAAGGTGGCCCTGTTGACAAAATGATCTTCATAGTGAGAGGCAAGCTAGAAAGCATCAGTGCAGATGGAAGCAGGGCTCCGTTACAAGATGGAGATGTATGTGGAGAGGAACTCCTCACATGGTACTTGGAACACTCTTCAACAAATAAAG ATGGCGGGAAAAGTAGATTTCATGGTATGCGTTTGGTTGCTATACGTACCGTGCGATGCTTAACGAATGTTGAAGCTTTTGTACTTCGAGCAAGTGATCTTGAACAAGTTACTGGACAATTTGCACGGTTCTTGCGCAATCCGAGAGTGCAGGGGGCTATCAG GTATGAATCACCCTACTGGAGGACCATCGCTGCAGCGCGCATCCAAGTCGCATGGAGATATCGTAAGAGAAGACTAAAGCGAGCTGAAAAATCAAGGCCAAGCGAAGAACCCGGTCGTATACCGGGTACATGTTCTCAGTATGCTTTTCAGCCTGGACAGAGGGGGTGA
- the LOC123128504 gene encoding probable cyclic nucleotide-gated ion channel 20, chloroplastic isoform X2 — translation MSDQERDDIPMLLRNIELPRFPRSTSMCMPVRDEDYEEDTYVPHTGPLSSQPSSQVAAAGNPFVVSRHTPDNRPPRHPQVKQVSKPQAVMPEDAGGNRWSHGGDIPKNEHLMMSGPLGQCDNPDCVHCPPVCKNKRHFQRAPNHFDNKLHNILYSHHRGWKKRIERFLSYIPIMNPHAKVVQQWNQFFVISCLVAIFIDPLFFFLLSVEKDKKCIVFNWKLATGLAVVRSVSDAIYFLHMLLQFRLAYVAPESRVVGAGDLVDEPKKIAVHYLRGYFLLDFFVVLPLPQVIILAIIPRSFGLSTTADDAKNYLRVIILLQYVPRIIRFVPLLGGRQSATGFIFESAWANFVINLLMFVLAGHVVGSCWYLFGLQRVNQCLQNACSASNISSCKVFRDCGLNFDIGGQNEQISQQWFNEPASTACFDTGNDTNFQYGIYQQAVLLATKHSAVTRYVYSLFWGFQQISTLAGNLIPSYFEGEVLFTMAIVGLGLLLFALLIGNMQNFLQALGSRKLEMQLRRRDVEQWMSHRRLPEDLRRRVRHAERFTWAATQGVNEEELLSNLPEDIQRDIRRHFFRFLNRVRLFTLMDWPILDAICDKLRQNLYISGSDILYQGGPVDKMIFIVRGKLESISADGSRAPLQDGDVCGEELLTWYLEHSSTNKGMNHPTGGPSLQRASKSHGDIVRED, via the exons ATGTCTGATCAGGAGAGGGATGATATCCCAATGCTGTTAAGAAATATTGAACTACCAAGATTTCCCAGAAGTACATCTATGTGTATGCCGGTCAGGGACGAGGATTATGAAGAAGACACTTACGTGCCCCATACCGGACCTCTATCGAGTCAGCCGTCGAGCCAGGTTGCAGCAGCAGGCAATCCGTTTGTTGTTAGCAGGCACACACCGGATAATAGGCCGCCACGACATCCGCAGGTAAAACAAGTCAGCAAGCCGCAAGCCGTCATGCCAGAAGACGCTGGAGGAAACAGGTGGTCTCATGGTGGAGATATTCCAAAGAATGAACATTTGATGATGTCTGGACCTTTGGGACAATGTGATAATCCCGACTGTGTCCATTGCCCTCCTGTGTGCAAAAACAAGAGGCATTTCCAACGGGCTCCAAATCATTTTGACAATAAG CTTCATAATATTCTCTATAGTCACCATCGTGGTTGGAAGAAGAGAATTGAGCGTTTCCTTTCGTACATTCCGATTATGAACCCACATGCGAAGGTTGTTCAACAATGGAATCAATTCTTTGTGATATCATGCCTGGTTGCCATCTTCATCGACCCCCTGTTTTTCTTCCTGTTGTCAGTAGAGAAG GATAAGAAATGCATAGTATTCAACTGGAAGTTGGCGACAGGACTTGCCGTTGTGAGAAGTGTTTCTGATGCTATTTATTTTCTGCACATGCTTCTTCAG TTCAGACTGGCTTATGTAGCTCCAGAGTCAAGAGTAGTGGGAGCTGGAGATTTAGTTGACGAGCCAAAGAAAATAGCTGTTCATTATCTTCGTGGTTATTTTTTACTTGATTTCTTCGTTGTGCTTCCACTCCCTCAG GTGATTATATTGGCGATTATCCCTAGATCTTTTGGCTTATCAACAACAGCAGATGATGCCAAGAATTATTTGCGTGTCATTATTCTTCTTCAATATGTCCCCCGCATCATCAGATTTGTACCATTGCTCGGTGGTCGTCAGTCTGCCACTGGATTCATATTTGAGTCAGCATGGGCTAATTTTGTGATTAATCTTCTAATGTTTGTTTTAGCGGGTCATGTCGTCGGTTCATGTTGGTACCTTTTTGGATTACAG AGGGTTAACCAATGCCTACAAAATGCTTGTTCTGCGTCAAACATTTCGTCGTGTAAGGTTTTCCGAGACTGTGGACTCAACTTTGATATTGGAGGGCAGAATGAGCAAATTAGTCAGCAATGGTTTAATGAGCCAGCCTCAACAGCTTGTTTTGACACTGGGAATGATACTAATTTCCAGTATGGGATTTATCAGCAAGCTGTTCTGCTGGCTACGAAACACAGTGCTGTTACACGCTATGTATATTCATTATTTTGGGGTTTTCAG CAAATCAGTACTTTGGCTGGAAATCTTATCCCAAGTTACTTCGAAGGGGAAGTCCTCTTCACTATGGCTATTGTTGGTTTGGGACTGTTGCTTTTTGCACTACTCATCGGGAACATGCAAAATTTTCTCCAAGCTCTTGGAAGCCG GAAACTAGAGATGCAACTTAGACGGCGTGATGTTGAGCAGTGGATGAGCCATAGACGACTGCCTGAAGATTTGAGAAG GAGGGTTAGACATGCAGAAAGGTTCACCTGGGCGGCCACTCAAGGAGTAAATGAAGAGGAGCTCTTAAGTAATTTACCAGAAGATATTCAAAGGGACATACGTCGACATTTCTTTAGATTCCTTAATAGG GTTCGATTGTTCACCTTGATGGATTGGCCTATCTTGGATGCTATCTGTGATAAATTAAGACAAAACTTATATATCAGTGGAAGTGACATTCTTTATCAAGGTGGCCCTGTTGACAAAATGATCTTCATAGTGAGAGGCAAGCTAGAAAGCATCAGTGCAGATGGAAGCAGGGCTCCGTTACAAGATGGAGATGTATGTGGAGAGGAACTCCTCACATGGTACTTGGAACACTCTTCAACAAATAAAG GTATGAATCACCCTACTGGAGGACCATCGCTGCAGCGCGCATCCAAGTCGCATGGAGATATCGTAAGAGAAGACTAA